A single genomic interval of Burkholderia cepacia ATCC 25416 harbors:
- the rfaD gene encoding ADP-glyceromanno-heptose 6-epimerase produces MTLIVTGAAGFIGANIVKALNERGETRIIAVDNLTRADKFRNLVDCEIDDYLDKSEFVERFARGDFGKVRAVFHEGACSDTMETDGRYMMDNNFRYSRALLDTCLAQGTQFLYASSAATYGGSTRFVEERDVEAPLNVYGYSKFLFDQVVRRVLPTAQSQIAGFRYFNVYGPRETHKGRMASVAFHNFNQFRAEGKVKLFGEYNGYAPGEQTRDFVSIEDVTKVNLFFFDHPEKSGIFNLGTGRAQPFNDIASTVVNTLRALDNLPPLTLAQQVEQGLIEYVPFPDALRGKYQCFTQADQTKLRAAGYDAPFLTVQEGVDRYVRWLSGQV; encoded by the coding sequence ATGACCCTCATCGTCACCGGCGCAGCCGGTTTTATCGGCGCGAACATCGTCAAGGCGCTCAACGAGCGCGGCGAGACGCGCATCATCGCGGTCGACAACCTGACGCGCGCGGACAAGTTCCGGAATCTCGTCGATTGCGAGATCGACGACTATCTGGACAAGTCGGAATTCGTCGAACGTTTCGCGCGCGGCGATTTCGGCAAGGTGCGCGCGGTGTTCCACGAAGGTGCGTGCTCGGACACGATGGAAACCGACGGCCGCTACATGATGGACAACAACTTCCGCTACAGTCGCGCGTTGCTCGACACCTGCCTCGCACAGGGCACGCAGTTCCTGTACGCGTCGTCGGCGGCGACCTACGGCGGCTCGACGCGATTCGTCGAGGAGCGCGACGTCGAGGCGCCGCTGAATGTCTACGGCTATTCGAAGTTCCTGTTCGACCAGGTGGTCCGTCGTGTGCTGCCGACCGCGCAGAGCCAGATCGCCGGCTTCCGCTATTTCAACGTGTACGGCCCGCGCGAGACGCACAAGGGCCGCATGGCGTCGGTCGCGTTCCACAACTTCAACCAGTTCCGTGCGGAAGGCAAGGTGAAGCTGTTCGGCGAGTACAACGGCTACGCACCGGGCGAGCAGACGCGCGACTTCGTGTCGATCGAGGACGTGACCAAGGTGAACCTGTTCTTCTTCGATCATCCGGAGAAGTCGGGCATCTTCAACCTCGGGACCGGCCGTGCGCAGCCGTTCAACGATATCGCGTCGACGGTCGTGAATACGTTGCGCGCGCTCGACAACCTGCCGCCGCTGACGCTCGCGCAGCAGGTCGAGCAAGGGCTGATCGAATACGTGCCGTTCCCCGATGCGCTGCGCGGCAAGTACCAGTGCTTCACGCAGGCCGACCAGACGAAACTGCGCGCGGCCGGTTACGACGCACCGTTCCTGACCGTGCAGGAAGGCGTCGACCGATACGTGCGTTGGCTATCCGGCCAGGTTTAA
- a CDS encoding ComEA family DNA-binding protein, translating to MIRKWLAAAAMLGTIASAWAAVDVNTANEDALVGIKGIGPARAKAILDERGARGPFRNAEDLAARVKGMGGHTVERLQQEGLTIGAAGTGAAQPAPGKPAAGKPAAAPARTTTQK from the coding sequence ATGATCAGAAAATGGTTGGCCGCAGCGGCAATGCTCGGCACGATCGCCTCGGCCTGGGCGGCCGTCGACGTCAACACCGCCAACGAGGATGCGCTCGTCGGCATCAAGGGTATCGGCCCGGCGCGGGCAAAGGCGATTCTCGACGAACGCGGCGCACGCGGTCCGTTCAGGAATGCGGAGGATCTCGCCGCACGCGTGAAAGGCATGGGCGGCCATACCGTCGAGCGGCTTCAGCAGGAAGGCCTGACGATCGGTGCGGCCGGCACGGGTGCCGCGCAGCCGGCCCCGGGCAAGCCGGCCGCCGGCAAGCCTGCGGCCGCACCTGCCCGCACCACCACGCAGAAGTAA
- the cysM gene encoding cysteine synthase CysM, translating to MAYKTIEDTIGNTPLVQLVRLPDDEIRARNNVVLAKLEGNNPAGSVKDRPALSMISKAEARGRIKPGDTLIEATSGNTGIALAMAAAIRGYKMVLIMPEDLSVERRQSMAAYGAEIILTPVKGGMELARDLADEMQREGKGVILDQFANPDNPIAHYEATGPEIWRDTEGRVTHFVSAMGTTGTIMGTSRYLKEQNPAIEIVGAQPEDGSRIPGIRKWPEAYMPTIFDRSRVDRVESVSQAASETMARRLAAVEGIFAGISSGGACEVAMRIARQVENATIVFIVCDRGDRYLSTGVFPA from the coding sequence ATGGCTTACAAAACTATCGAAGACACGATCGGCAATACGCCGCTCGTCCAACTGGTCCGCTTGCCGGACGACGAGATTCGCGCGCGCAACAACGTGGTGCTCGCGAAGCTCGAAGGCAACAATCCGGCCGGTTCCGTGAAGGATCGCCCGGCGTTGTCGATGATCAGCAAGGCCGAGGCGCGCGGGCGCATCAAGCCGGGCGACACGCTGATCGAGGCGACCAGCGGCAACACCGGTATCGCACTCGCGATGGCAGCGGCGATCCGCGGCTACAAGATGGTGCTGATCATGCCGGAGGACCTGTCGGTCGAGCGCCGCCAGAGCATGGCCGCCTACGGTGCCGAAATCATCCTGACGCCGGTGAAGGGCGGGATGGAACTGGCACGTGATCTCGCGGACGAGATGCAGCGCGAAGGAAAGGGCGTGATCCTCGACCAGTTCGCGAACCCCGACAATCCGATTGCGCACTACGAAGCGACGGGCCCGGAAATCTGGCGCGATACCGAAGGGCGCGTCACGCACTTCGTGTCGGCAATGGGCACGACGGGCACGATCATGGGCACGTCGCGCTATCTGAAGGAGCAAAATCCGGCGATCGAGATCGTCGGTGCGCAGCCGGAAGACGGTTCGCGCATTCCGGGCATCCGCAAGTGGCCGGAAGCCTATATGCCGACGATCTTCGATCGCAGCCGTGTCGACCGCGTCGAGAGCGTGAGCCAGGCTGCGTCGGAAACGATGGCGCGCCGCCTCGCGGCCGTCGAAGGCATCTTCGCGGGCATTTCGTCGGGCGGCGCATGCGAAGTCGCGATGCGCATCGCGCGTCAGGTCGAGAATGCGACGATCGTGTTCATCGTCTGCGATCGCGGCGACCGCTACCTGTCGACGGGCGTGTTTCCTGCCTGA
- the mltB gene encoding lytic murein transglycosylase B, giving the protein MMSIVCREFAANLPQRGPATPRRAGSVGYTAPNPIALSARFDMNSSKPAALLSALFRVRVPLVAAAVVAALGAAPAGAQTQPAKPAGTLVAQAQPQQPTPQGQTFEEEIVPQRYANNAKVDAFIDEMVSRNGFDSASLHALFSRISYSATAVKLVKPAPSPTVKNWRVYRSRFIEPIRINAGVKFWKANQATLQRASEQFGVPPEVIVGIIGVETIYGRYMGNFRVLDALTTLTFDYPDTPNRDSRQATFRKNLEDFLVWTRDNQLDPTTVLGSYTGAIGIPQFLPSSIREYAVDFDGTGHVDLRSSPVDAIGSVANYLKQHGWETDRPVVWQITPDTGSLGIAQAAADGQPEPHWALSQLLRAGMTLNEPTVNITTEAGTPVTVVDLPSPGRATEYMLGLKNFYVLTRYNRSFFYALTVYQLGEAVKAQMEASGALQPNTTDTQSQ; this is encoded by the coding sequence ATGATGTCCATCGTCTGCCGCGAATTCGCCGCTAACTTACCACAACGGGGGCCTGCCACGCCCCGGCGCGCCGGATCCGTCGGGTATACTGCGCCGAACCCAATCGCCCTGTCCGCCCGCTTCGACATGAATTCCAGCAAGCCTGCCGCCCTTCTCTCCGCGCTGTTCCGTGTTCGCGTTCCGCTCGTCGCGGCCGCTGTCGTCGCGGCCCTCGGCGCCGCGCCTGCCGGCGCGCAGACGCAACCCGCGAAGCCCGCGGGCACGCTCGTCGCACAGGCCCAGCCGCAACAACCGACGCCGCAAGGCCAGACCTTCGAAGAGGAAATCGTTCCGCAGCGTTACGCGAACAACGCGAAGGTCGACGCGTTCATCGACGAGATGGTCAGCCGCAACGGCTTCGACTCCGCGAGCCTGCATGCGCTGTTCTCGCGTATCAGCTATTCGGCGACAGCGGTCAAGCTCGTGAAACCGGCCCCGTCGCCGACGGTCAAGAACTGGCGCGTCTATCGCTCGCGCTTCATCGAGCCGATCCGCATCAACGCGGGCGTGAAATTCTGGAAGGCGAACCAGGCAACGCTGCAGCGTGCATCCGAGCAATTCGGCGTGCCGCCCGAGGTGATCGTCGGCATCATCGGTGTCGAGACGATCTACGGCCGCTACATGGGCAATTTCCGCGTGCTCGACGCGCTGACGACGCTCACGTTCGACTATCCGGACACGCCGAATCGTGACAGCCGCCAGGCGACGTTCCGCAAGAACCTCGAGGATTTCCTGGTCTGGACCCGCGACAACCAGCTCGACCCGACCACCGTGCTCGGTTCGTATACGGGCGCGATCGGGATTCCGCAGTTCCTGCCGAGCAGCATCCGCGAATATGCGGTCGACTTCGACGGCACGGGCCATGTCGACCTGCGCAGCAGTCCTGTCGATGCGATCGGCAGCGTCGCGAACTACCTGAAGCAGCACGGCTGGGAAACCGACCGCCCGGTGGTCTGGCAGATCACGCCCGACACGGGCAGCCTGGGGATCGCACAAGCCGCCGCCGACGGCCAGCCCGAACCGCACTGGGCACTGTCGCAACTGCTGCGCGCGGGCATGACGCTGAACGAGCCGACGGTCAACATCACGACCGAAGCCGGCACGCCCGTGACGGTGGTCGACCTGCCGTCGCCGGGCCGCGCGACCGAATACATGCTCGGGCTCAAGAATTTCTACGTGCTGACGCGCTACAACCGCAGCTTCTTCTACGCGCTTACCGTGTACCAGCTTGGCGAGGCTGTAAAGGCGCAGATGGAAGCGAGCGGCGCACTTCAGCCGAATACCACCGATACACAGTCGCAGTAA